A genomic stretch from Anoplopoma fimbria isolate UVic2021 breed Golden Eagle Sablefish chromosome 8, Afim_UVic_2022, whole genome shotgun sequence includes:
- the si:ch211-221n20.8 gene encoding latent-transforming growth factor beta-binding protein 4: MKQFFYNSSFHCHSFPEPHTYNSSFDYHSFPEPHTYHISFDYHSFPEPHTYNSSFDYHSFPSPIHETAAPSTTTVSPSTSLAPQCLGNQVMLENSTACGCPSGMVKDGDNCSCPVGFTVEGATGCKDFDECEVEGPGPCGPHASCTNSPGSYSCSCLRGYLMGAGGCQDIDECALAAVTGLQACHGDAECTNTPGSFTCSCPSGYVMALNGKSCVDVDECSFEELCRRELGNVCVNTPGSFVCQCQPGFRAEAPACVDVDECTESPAACVGQGVCENTLGSYKCVCRPGYRGNGTHCEDDNECASGGHGCDTNARCGNIIGSYFCQCYQGFNGDGHSCFDIDECALNNGHCQHNCSNEPGGYSCQCDSGYQLDKDGLNCTDVDECRTLNGTCKHICINTQGSFRCSCRPGYQLHIDGRTCVDIDECKLSSGGCSHICTNSPGGHTCHCPPPLLLDTDNLTCSNVTSCKLRNGGCDHICTTRADGQVQCICRASWKLGKNQRSCVDVNECGDFTNGGCEQLCVNQPGGFNCTCRDGYEVRTDDLTKCQPVCNPHCHNYGVCVGPNTCHCPPGYHGLGCSAMCSPPCAHGGTCMRWNKCLCPPGWRGAGCHTAVCELPCANGGRCVGPETCQCPSDYTGPQCLLPLCTPSCQNGGRCVDVNKCTCVGGWQGARCQIEPVQCQKPCKSGGVCVGLNRCRCVKGFTGSLCETAVTTPCVPPCRHGATCSPHNTCTCPEGTAGLRCERLTCPVVTTVVSMARAVRKAFRESYVDRCGPLGVRLCTKYRINQARVYVLAYRVGYKIQCPDRKGR, encoded by the exons ATGAAACAG TTTTTCTACAACAG CTCCTTCCACTGCCACAGTTTCCCCGAGCCCCATACCTACAACAG CTCCTTCGACTACCACAGTTTCCCCGAGCCCCATACCTACCACAT CTCCTTCGACTACCACAGTTTCCCCGAGCCCCATACCTACAACAG CTCCTTCGACTACCACAGTTTCCCGAGCCCCATACATGAAACAG CAGCTCCTTCGACTACCACAGTTTCCCCCAGCACCAGTCTTGCTCCTCAGTGTCTGGGAAACCAGGTGATGCTGGAGAACAGCACAGCCTGCGGTTGTCCATCTGGAATGGTGAAGGATGGTGACAACTGTTCCTGCCCTGTGGGCTTCACTGTGGAGGGGGCAACAGGGTGCAAAG ACTTTGATGAGTGTGAAGTAGAGGGGCCAGGGCCATGTGGTCCCCATGCCAGCTGCACTAATAGCCCCGGCTCTTACTCATGTAGCTGTCTCCGTGGTTACCTGATGGGTGCTGGAGGGTGCCAGG ATATAGACGAATGTGCTCTGGCTGCAGTGACGGGCCTGCAGGCCTGTCACGGTGATGCTGAATGCACAAACACCCCTGGCTCCTTCACCTGCTCGTGCCCTTCAGGATATGTAATGGCTCTTAATGGAAAGAGCTGTGTAG ATGTGGATGAGTGCAGCTTCGAGGAGCTGTGTCGCCGTGAGCTGGGAAACGTGTGCGTGAACACTCCCGGCAGCTTTGTGTGCCAGTGTCAGCCAGGCTTCAGAGCAGAGGCTCCAGCCTGTGTTG atgtggatgaatgtaCGGAGAGCCCTGCGGCGTGTGTTGgtcagggtgtgtgtgagaatacGCTTGGGAGCTACAAGTGTGTTTGTCGACCAGGTTACCGGGGAAACGGCACACACTGCGAAG ATGATAATGAGTGTGCATCAGGTGGTCATGGGTGTGACACCAACGCTCGTTGTGGCAACATCATTGGCTCTTATTTCTGCCAATGCTACCAGGGCTTCAATGGAGATGGACACTCTTGTTTTG ACATTGATGAGTGTGCTCTGAACAACGGCCACTGTCAACACAACTGCTCCAACGAACCAGGAGGGTACAGCTGCCAGTGTGACTCAGGCTACCAGCTGGACAAGGATGGACTCAACTGCACAG ATGTGGATGAGTGTCGGACACTAAATGGGACCTGCAAGCATATTTGCATCAACACTCAGGGATCTTTCCGGTGCTCTTGCAGGCCCGGCTACCAGCTGCACATTGATGGCCGCACCTGTGTGG ACATTGATGAATGTAAACTCAGCAGTGGTGGCTGCTCTCACATCTGCACCAACTCTCCAGGAGGACACACTTGCCactgccctcctcctcttctgctaGACACAGACAACCTCACCTGCAGCA ATGTTACATCCTGCAAGCTGAGAAATGGAGGTTGTGACCACATATGCACAACGAGGGCTGACGGTCAGGTCCAGTGCATCTGTCGGGCAAGCTGGAAGTTGGGCAAGAACCAGAGGAGCTGCGTGG atgtgaatgagtgtggGGACTTCACAAACGGAGGTTGTGAGCAGCTCTGTGTGAACCAGCCTGGTGGGTTTAACTGCACCTGCAGGGACGGGTATGAAGTGAGAACTGATGACCTCACCAAGTGCCAGC CTGTGTGTAACCCTCACTGTCACAACtatggagtgtgtgtgggccCAAACACCTGTCACTGTCCTCCAGGCTACCATGGACTGGGCTGTTCAG CCATGTGCTCCCCACCCTGTGCCCATGGAGGTACCTGTATGCGCTGGAACAAGTGTCTGTGTCCTCCTGGCTGGAGAGGAGCAGGCTGCCACACAG cggTGTGTGAGCTGCCCTGCGCTAACGGTGGTCGCTGCGTGGGGCCTGAAACCTGCCAGTGTCCCTCTGACTACACCGGCCCCCAGTGTCTCTTGC catTGTGCACTCCTTCATGCCAAAACGGGGGAAGATGTGTGGATGTCAACAAATGCACTTGTGTCGGTGGATGGCAAGGAGCTCGTTGCCAGATAG AGCCAGTTCAGTGTCAGAAACCTTGTAAGAGcggtggagtgtgtgtgggccTCAACAGGTGCCGCTGCGTCAAAGGCTTTACTGGAAGTCTCTGTGAAACCg CGGTGACCACCCCCTGTGTGCCGCCCTGCCGACACGGGGCCACATGTAGTCCTCACAACACCTGCACCTGTCCAGAGGGCACTGCTGGCCTGCGATGTGAGAGACT gaCGTGTCCTGTGGTCACCACGGTGGTCAGTATGGCTCGAGCCGTACGAAAGGCGTTTAGAGAGAGTTACGTGGACCGCTGTGGACCTCTGGGAGTTCGGCTTTGCACTAAATACAG GATAAACCAGGCACGCGTGTACGTGCTGGCCTACAGGGTGGGTTACAAAATCCAGTGTCCAGACAGGAAGGGCAGATGA
- the LOC129094187 gene encoding cytochrome P450 2J4-like, translated as MDLLSGVSSVWPWLDARSLLLFALVLLVTAEYLRARRPSSFPPGPRAFPLVGNMFSIDSSKPHRDMTELAEKYGNVYSLRMGPSWAVVLNGLSALQEGLCKGDQLSDRPEFPLHSDVLPSMGIVFSNGHVWKQQRRFAIITLKYFGLGRKSLESSILDEFIYISKEISKHKGKLFNPHLIMNNAVSNIICTLVFGHRFEYSDEMFQKMIKLLDKGTQIESSIWAQLYNAFPVLMRHLPGRHRTLQKIYGQMTDFVKTEIEKHKKDWNPSDPRDFIDCYLTEIQKHQDKSDDEPDAGFHEDNLVMCTFDLFGAGTETTSTTLRWALLYMVKYPEIQEKVQAEIDRVIGQSRQPSMEDRAHLPYTDAVIHEIQRMSNIVPLSLPHVTNRDIQLGGYTIPKGVTIIPNLTSVLSEKNEWETPHTFNPGHFLNEEGKFVKRAAFLPFSAGKRVCLGENLARMELFLFFTSFMQRFSFSMPPGVEPVFKALSGVTLTPLPYEICATPRKE; from the exons ATGGATCTACTCTCCGGTGTTTCCTCCGTGTGGCCGTGGCTGGACGCCCGCAGCCTGCTCCTCTTCGCTCTGGTCCTCCTGGTGACTGCAGAGTATTTAAGGGCCCGTCGGCCCAGCAGCTTTCCTCCAGGACCACGGGCCTTTCCTCTGGTGGGCAACATGTTCTCCATCGACTCCAGCAAACCCCATCGAGACATGACTGAG TTAGCAGAGAAGTATGGGAACGTGTACAGTCTGAGAATGGGCCCCTCCTGGGCGGTGGTGCTGAATGGCCTCAGCGCGCTGCAAGAGGGTCTCTGCAAAGGAGACCAACTCTCTGACCGTCCAGAGTTTCCACTCCATTCTGATGTGTTGCCCTCCATGG GTATTGTTTTTTCTAATGGACATGTATGGAAACAGCAGAGGCGATTTGCCATCATCACTCTCAAATACTTTGGCCTTGGCAGGAAATCCCTCGAATCCTCCATACTGgatgaatttatttatatatccaAAGAAATCTCCAAGCATAAAG GGAAACTCTTTAATCCACATTTAATAATGAACAACGCTGTCTCCAACATCATCTGCACCCTGGTTTTTGGTCATCGCTTTGAGTACAGTGATGAGATGTTTCAGAAAATGATTAAGTTGTTGGACAAAGGGACCCAGATTGAAAGCTCCATTTGGGCACAG CTGTACAACGCATTTCCTGTGCTGATGAGGCATTTGCCGGGGCGACACCGCACGCTTCAAAAAATCTATGGTCAAATGACGGACTTCGTTAAAACGGAAATCGAGAAGCACAAGAAAGACTGGAACCCCTCTGATCCCAGAGACTTCATTGACTGTTACCTGACTGAGATTCAGAAG CATCAGGACAAGAGTGACGATGAACCAGATGCTGGTTTTCATGAGGACAATCTGGTCATGTGCACCTTTGATCTGTTTGGGGCTGGCACTGagaccacctccaccaccctgCGCTGGGCTTTGCTCTACATGGTGAAGTACCCAGAGATTCAGG AAAAGGTCCAGGCTGAGATAGACAGAGTGATTGGACAGTCCAGACAGCCGTCCATGGAAGATCGAGCACACCTTCCCTACACGGACGCTGTCATACACGAGATCCAGAGGATGTCCAACATAGTTCCTCTCAGCCTGCCTCATGTTACCAACAGGGACATCCAGCTGGGAGGCTACACAATCCCAAAG GGAGTAACAATCATCCCCAATCTGACCTCGGTGCTGTCGGAAAAGAATGAGTGGGAGACGCCCCACACCTTTAACCCAGGACACTTTCTGAACGAGGAGGGCAAGTTTGTGAAGCGAGCTgctttcctccctttttctgCTG GCAAGCGTGTGTGTCTCGGGGAGAACCTGGCCAGGATGgagctcttcctcttcttcacctccttcatGCAGCGCTTTAGCTTCTCCATGCCTCCGGGTGTGGAGCCCGTGTTCAAGGCCCTTTCTGGAGTCACCCTTACACCCCTCCCTTATGAAATCTGTGCCACTCCACGCAAAGAGTGA
- the LOC129094188 gene encoding cytochrome P450 2J2-like → MESIFSVFGSYVNWDVKSLLLFTAVLLLTADYIKNRRPGSFPPGPRAFPIVGNIFTLDYNRTHESMTQLAGRYGDVYSLRMGQTWLVVLNRLEVLKEALVNQGDSLADRPELPLVQEAFHGLGVIFSNGNTWKQQRHFALSTLKYFGFGKKSLEPVILEEFTYCAKDFNSYKGKPFDPHLIINNAVSNVICSLVFGHRFEYGDEKFRKLISWFDKGIEIEASIWAQLYNSFPLLMRRLPGPHQTVQHIWDHVKDFIRVELKEHKQNWDPSDKRDYIDCYLNEIQMSKGQAENTFDEENLVMCVLDLFVAGSETTSTTLRWAFLYMVKYPEIQAKVQAEIDRVIGQSRQPSMEDRANLPYTDAVIHELQRMCNIVPLSLPHVTNRDIQLGGYTIPKGVVIIPNLTSVLFDKNEWETPDTFNPGHFLNEEGKFVKRAAFIPFSAGKRVCLGENLARMELFLFFTSLMQHFTFSMKVKPAMDFRFGVTLSPLPYDICVTSR, encoded by the exons ATGGAGTCAATCTTTTCTGTATTTGGTTCCTATGTTAACTGGGATGTCAAAAGTCTGCTGCTCTTCACTGCCGTTCTCCTCCTCACTGCAGATTATATTAAGAACCGTCGTCCGGGCAGCTTCCCTCCAGGACCCCGGGCGTTTCCTATTGTCGGCAACATATTCACCTTGGATTACAACAGGACCCACGAGAGTATGACACAG TTAGCTGGGAGATATGGAGACGTGTACAGCCTTCGAATGGGTCAGACATGGCTGGTGGTGTTGAACAGGCTCGAGGTTCTGAAAGAGGCTCTGGTAAATCAGGGAGACAGCCTGGCAGACCGCCCAGAACTCCCTCTGGTGCAGGAAGCATTCCATGGATTAG GTGTAATTTTCAGTAATGGGAATACATGGAAGCAGCAGAGGCATTTTGCACTTTCAACCCTCAAATATTTTGGATTTGGGAAGAAGTCACTTGAACCTGTCATCTTGGAAGAATTTACATATTGTGCAAAAGACTTCAATAGCTATAAAG GTAAGCCATTCGATCCACACCTCATCATCAACAACGCTGTCTCCAACGTCATCTGCTCCCTGGTTTTTGGGCATCGCTTTGAATATGGTGATGAGAAGTTCAGGAAACTGATATCGTGGTTTGACAAAGGTATCGAGATCGAAGCCTCCATTTGGGCACAG CTTTACAACTCCTTCCCTCTGCTGATGAGACGTTTGCCAGGGCCTCATCAGACAGTCCAGCACATCTGGGACCATGTGAAGGACTTCATAAGGGTAGAGCTTAAGGAGCACAAACAGAACTGGGATCCCTCGGACAAAAGAGACTACATCGACTGCTACCTGAATGAGATTCAGATG AGTAAGGGGCAGGCTGAGAATACTTTTGATGAGGAAAACTTGGTTATGTGTGTCTTGGATCTGTTTGTGGCTGGATCTGAAACCACATCCACCACCCTGCGCTGGGCTTTCCTCTACATGGTAAAATACCCAGAGATCCAGG CAAAGGTCCAGGCTGAGATAGACAGAGTGATTGGACAGTCCAGACAGCCGTCCATGGAAGATCGTGCAAACCTTCCCTACACGGACGCTGTCATACACGAGCTCCAGAGGATGTGCAACATAGTTCCTCTCAGCCTGCCTCATGTTACCAACAGGGACATCCAGCTGGGAGGCTACACAATCCCAAAG GGAGTTGTTATAATCCCCAATCTGACCTCAGTCCTGTTTGACAAGAATGAGTGGGAGACGCCCGACACCTTTAACCCAGGACACTTTCTAAACGAGGAGGGCAAGTTTGTGAAGCGAGCTGCTTTCATCCCTTTCTCTGCTG GTAAGCGGGTGTGTCTCGGGGAGAACCTGGCCAGGATGGagcttttcctcttcttcacctctCTGATGCAGCACTTCACCTTCTCAATGAAGGTGAAGCCTGCGATGGACTTTCGCTTTGGCGTCACTCTGTCACCACTTCCATATGACATCTGCGTAACCTCCCGCTGA
- the LOC129094189 gene encoding cytochrome b-c1 complex subunit 6, mitochondrial, translated as MVFEEKMIMNGEPEDEEEEEEEEEEDMVDPLETMRQKCEETEHCVHTRERLEHCESRVGSRSSTAEDCTEELFDFLHARDHCVSHKLFHSVK; from the exons ATGGTTTTCGAGGAGAAGATGATCATGAACGGAGAGCCTGAGGAT gaggaagaggaggaagaagaggaggaagaagacatGGTG GATCCCCTTGAAACGATGCGACAGAAGTGTGAAGAGACGGAGCACTGCGTTCACACTCGGGAGCGCCTGGAGCATTGTGAGAGCCGAGTTGGCTCTCGGTCTTCGACAGCGGAGGATTGTACTGAGGAGCTCTTTGACTTCCTTCATGCCCGCGACCACTGC GTGTCACACAAACTGTTCCATTCAGTCAAATGA